One Thioclava electrotropha DNA segment encodes these proteins:
- a CDS encoding flagellar basal body-associated FliL family protein: MIDAAIDEEEVAEAPETRWRTLRDHKRLVMAAGALAVVAMLCGGFVAFGGVSALIGGSAAESAGHGASGAAGADALLDFDDIVVNITETAADGTSAARYLKLHLALVYPESPDAEAKMAEKKPFIRDTFTGFLRQMTVEDLRGSIGLIKLKAELLKRARAVVGDDTPSEILISDLVVQ, from the coding sequence ATGATTGATGCGGCCATTGATGAAGAAGAGGTTGCCGAGGCGCCCGAAACGCGCTGGCGGACCTTGCGCGACCATAAGCGTCTCGTGATGGCGGCGGGCGCGCTCGCGGTCGTGGCGATGCTCTGCGGTGGCTTCGTGGCCTTCGGCGGCGTCTCGGCGCTCATCGGGGGGAGCGCTGCAGAGTCGGCCGGGCACGGCGCCTCGGGCGCAGCTGGCGCGGATGCGTTGCTGGATTTCGACGACATCGTGGTGAACATCACCGAGACGGCCGCAGACGGCACATCCGCCGCGCGCTACCTCAAGCTTCACCTCGCGCTGGTCTATCCCGAATCGCCGGATGCCGAGGCCAAGATGGCCGAGAAGAAGCCCTTCATCCGCGACACGTTCACCGGGTTCCTGCGTCAGATGACGGTCGAGGATCTGCGCGGCAGCATCGGCCTCATCAAGCTCAAGGCGGAACTGCTCAAGCGCGCCCGCGCGGTCGTGGGCGACGACACGCCGAGCGAAATTCTCATCAGCGATCTGGTGGTGCAGTGA
- a CDS encoding MotE family protein: MVKGRPLQVLVGVLLLSGGAKLATSLPSDMIPFPDSLLQAALASGAEKDAAATPASDTSADATGGCGPTPEELLMSVRQERDLLAEQKKKLDARSAEIELAKQGLDTQSQHLTELKDKVTKLLDQVGKSHTADVDRLVSIYKNMKPAAAASIMNDLDIEVTVMVLATMKERDVAPIMAEMNPVRARAVSKIILERSKLPGDQKLVNVKLN, encoded by the coding sequence ATGGTGAAGGGCCGTCCGCTTCAGGTTCTCGTGGGCGTATTGCTGCTCTCTGGCGGTGCGAAACTCGCGACCAGCCTTCCCTCCGACATGATCCCGTTCCCGGATTCGCTGTTGCAGGCCGCGCTTGCCAGCGGAGCGGAGAAGGACGCCGCTGCGACGCCGGCGAGCGATACCTCTGCCGATGCGACCGGTGGCTGCGGCCCGACGCCGGAAGAGCTGTTGATGTCCGTGCGTCAGGAGCGCGACCTCCTCGCCGAGCAGAAGAAGAAACTCGACGCCCGCAGCGCCGAGATCGAGCTTGCCAAGCAGGGTCTCGACACCCAGTCGCAGCACCTGACCGAGTTGAAGGACAAGGTGACCAAGCTGCTCGACCAGGTCGGCAAATCGCATACCGCAGATGTCGATCGCCTCGTGTCGATCTACAAGAACATGAAGCCCGCGGCGGCGGCCTCGATCATGAACGACCTCGATATCGAGGTGACGGTCATGGTGCTGGCCACGATGAAGGAGCGCGACGTCGCCCCGATCATGGCCGAGATGAACCCGGTGCGCGCGCGAGCGGTCTCCAAGATCATTCTCGAACGCTCGAAGCTGCCGGGCGACCAGAAGCTGGTCAACGTCAAGCTAAACTGA
- the fliF gene encoding flagellar basal-body MS-ring/collar protein FliF: MQNLQSLGRRKLLMLGAVGVVSVLALIFGLSVVTAPSYKLLYSQLSPSSAAGIVDTLEQAGFKTQLSADGSSVSVPEGDIARARMALAEKNLPVDGEPGWELFDNASGFGMNTFMQHVNRLRAMEGELARSIQTIDGVRSARVHLVLPEREAFSRTSPDPSASVIVRAASSRGISRKEALAIRNLIAAAVPNLDGNRVTVLSASGETILAENSDAAGQATLQSNKAATEDRMARSIEQILTARVGAGNARVQVNVDLSNQREVVVQQSFDPDQQVVRSTQNNAEQQKGVQNGDSGVNTGNNIPGALGGPGASSTTDSRSKNGESVQYEIGNTRRETTTEAGAVQRVSVAVLVNGIYNVQDDGSLKYEQRSPEEIARLTALVKSAIGYDQNRGDTVSVDSLRFIDYSMEVGGPVGPTLMQRLSNNIVSILRWVFALLIVVAVLVFGLRPLLNRADRERARLSEKTGAGALAAPEGETEAEAPAGNNLPAAPANAVAPRTQEAAEPAAPVQRAERYDPAGDDELITNFAISGAILKRKVSAIQKIAEDEPQEALKVLRGWLLNEA; this comes from the coding sequence TTGCAGAACCTTCAATCCTTGGGACGGCGCAAGCTCCTGATGCTTGGGGCTGTCGGTGTCGTCAGCGTTCTCGCGCTGATCTTCGGCCTCTCGGTCGTGACCGCCCCGAGCTACAAGCTGCTCTACAGCCAGCTTTCGCCCTCCAGCGCCGCCGGAATCGTCGACACGCTCGAACAGGCAGGGTTCAAGACGCAGCTTTCCGCAGACGGTAGCTCGGTGTCGGTGCCCGAAGGGGATATTGCCCGCGCCCGCATGGCATTGGCCGAGAAGAACCTGCCCGTGGATGGCGAACCCGGCTGGGAGCTGTTCGACAATGCGAGCGGCTTCGGCATGAACACCTTCATGCAGCATGTGAACCGGCTGCGCGCGATGGAGGGCGAGCTGGCGCGCTCGATCCAGACCATCGACGGGGTGCGCAGCGCCCGCGTCCATCTGGTTCTGCCCGAACGCGAAGCCTTCTCGCGCACCAGCCCCGATCCGAGCGCGAGCGTCATCGTGCGCGCCGCCTCTTCTCGCGGGATCAGCCGCAAGGAAGCGCTGGCGATTCGCAACCTGATTGCGGCGGCGGTGCCCAATCTCGACGGGAACCGGGTGACGGTGCTCTCGGCCAGCGGCGAGACGATCCTTGCGGAGAATTCCGACGCGGCCGGGCAAGCGACGCTGCAGTCGAACAAGGCCGCGACCGAGGACCGGATGGCGCGCTCGATCGAGCAGATCCTGACGGCGCGCGTCGGTGCCGGCAATGCGCGCGTGCAGGTCAATGTCGACCTGTCCAACCAGCGCGAAGTCGTGGTTCAGCAAAGCTTCGATCCCGATCAGCAGGTCGTCCGCTCCACCCAGAACAATGCCGAGCAGCAGAAGGGCGTGCAGAACGGCGATTCCGGCGTGAACACCGGCAACAACATCCCCGGCGCGCTTGGCGGCCCGGGCGCGAGCAGCACGACCGACAGCCGCAGCAAGAACGGCGAGTCGGTGCAATACGAGATCGGCAACACCCGGCGCGAGACCACGACCGAAGCCGGTGCGGTGCAACGCGTCTCGGTCGCCGTGCTGGTGAACGGCATCTACAACGTTCAGGACGACGGGTCGCTGAAATACGAACAGCGCTCGCCGGAAGAAATCGCCCGCCTTACCGCGCTGGTGAAATCGGCGATCGGCTATGACCAAAACCGTGGCGATACCGTCTCTGTCGATAGCCTGCGCTTCATCGATTACTCGATGGAGGTCGGCGGCCCCGTTGGCCCGACGCTGATGCAGCGGCTTTCGAACAATATCGTCTCGATCCTGCGCTGGGTCTTCGCCCTGCTGATCGTGGTCGCCGTGCTTGTCTTCGGTCTGCGTCCGCTGCTGAACCGGGCCGACCGCGAGCGCGCCCGGCTGAGCGAGAAGACCGGCGCCGGGGCGCTCGCAGCCCCGGAAGGCGAGACGGAGGCGGAGGCGCCTGCCGGCAACAACCTGCCCGCCGCGCCCGCCAACGCCGTCGCGCCCCGCACGCAGGAGGCCGCTGAGCCCGCAGCGCCCGTTCAACGTGCGGAGCGCTACGACCCCGCCGGGGATGACGAGCTGATCACCAATTTCGCGATCAGCGGTGCGATCCTGAAGCGCAAGGTCTCCGCGATCCAGAAGATCGCCGAAGACGAGCCGCAAGAGGCCCTCAAGGTCCTGCGCGGCTGGCTATTGAACGAGGCGTGA
- a CDS encoding FliM/FliN family flagellar motor switch protein has translation MSDNDTPESTQPPETPETEAQPTQDEARAAAAESLLHSLASKQAASDGDGQNVNAMLNVGLSVQIVLGQSRIPISQLLNLSRGSVIELEKKIGEPVDVVINDRLVARGDLVKVGENRLGVTLTEIVKDYVPTR, from the coding sequence ATGTCCGACAACGATACGCCCGAATCCACGCAACCGCCTGAGACGCCGGAAACCGAAGCGCAGCCGACGCAGGACGAAGCCCGCGCGGCTGCCGCGGAGAGCCTGCTGCACAGCCTCGCCAGCAAGCAGGCCGCGAGCGACGGTGACGGGCAGAACGTCAACGCGATGCTCAATGTCGGGCTCTCGGTTCAGATCGTTCTGGGCCAGAGCCGCATCCCGATCTCGCAGCTTCTCAACCTGAGCCGCGGCTCGGTCATCGAGCTGGAGAAGAAGATCGGCGAGCCGGTGGACGTGGTGATCAATGACCGGCTCGTCGCGCGCGGCGATCTGGTGAAGGTGGGCGAGAACCGCCTCGGCGTCACCCTGACCGAAATCGTCAAAGACTACGTCCCGACACGATGA
- a CDS encoding flagellar motor switch protein FliM, which produces MARAATTTAEVEDEIIRMSMLNYERLPMLDVIFERFVLSFSSSLKSLTGSVLDVTLGEVEYLPFADAMKSLPKHGLIAVAQADPWDDQFILSQDPVFLFSALELMLGGQPSGRAKDAKHGFTTIERRMGEQVAERILADMAVGFRQICEVSFQVDRMESNPQFANIAQPNSPTVRVPLKVSLEGYHGEVHLILPYATLEPVRPLLTKIFFGDRLGADSSWRTQLKQKIEGSSVALTAQLHELVVPMREILDWKVGDTLDLGIDESHPVLLLCAGSPVLEGEMGKKQNGSMALKVTANLMGKDEWSNDVDAD; this is translated from the coding sequence ATGGCGAGGGCGGCCACCACGACGGCAGAGGTCGAAGACGAGATCATCCGCATGTCGATGCTCAATTACGAGCGTCTGCCGATGCTGGACGTGATCTTCGAACGCTTCGTTCTGTCCTTCTCCAGCTCGCTTAAATCGCTGACCGGCTCGGTGCTGGATGTAACACTGGGCGAGGTCGAATACCTGCCCTTCGCCGACGCGATGAAAAGCCTGCCCAAACATGGTTTGATCGCGGTTGCGCAGGCCGATCCCTGGGATGACCAGTTTATCCTTTCGCAGGATCCGGTCTTCCTGTTCTCCGCGCTCGAACTGATGCTAGGCGGACAGCCGTCGGGCCGGGCGAAGGATGCCAAGCACGGCTTCACCACGATCGAGCGCCGGATGGGCGAGCAGGTCGCCGAACGTATCCTTGCCGATATGGCGGTGGGTTTCCGGCAGATTTGCGAAGTCTCATTCCAGGTCGACCGGATGGAGAGCAATCCGCAATTCGCCAATATCGCCCAGCCCAACAGCCCCACGGTCCGCGTGCCGCTCAAGGTCAGCCTCGAAGGCTATCACGGTGAGGTCCACCTGATCCTGCCCTATGCGACGCTGGAACCGGTGCGGCCGTTGCTCACGAAGATCTTCTTCGGGGATCGGCTCGGCGCGGACAGTTCGTGGCGCACGCAGCTGAAGCAGAAGATCGAAGGGTCTTCGGTGGCGCTGACCGCGCAGCTGCACGAGTTGGTGGTGCCGATGCGCGAGATTCTGGACTGGAAAGTCGGGGACACGCTCGATCTCGGGATCGACGAAAGCCATCCGGTCCTGTTGCTCTGTGCCGGGAGCCCGGTTCTCGAAGGCGAAATGGGCAAGAAGCAAAACGGGTCGATGGCACTGAAGGTGACCGCGAACCTCATGGGAAAGGACGAGTGGAGCAATGATGTCGATGCTGATTAA
- a CDS encoding FliH/SctL family protein gives MTVFQRDFDEEMQAEDARRAAERLKVFTQADLDAAAAAARAEGFEAGRAQGRSEATAEIMASLEARQTEALEKFAPEIATLLGNQLAHQAALERHLCGFALRVCEKVFPEFIASCSTARVETQIRRAMEIALRKPSLTIRLSPANVAGLTPVIEASAGPNSPALNIVADPALADGDIHADWDDGVMDYSFETVCRSILIALRQTVSPQATPIRKAV, from the coding sequence ATGACGGTTTTCCAGCGCGATTTCGATGAAGAGATGCAGGCGGAAGATGCCCGCCGCGCCGCCGAACGGCTGAAAGTGTTTACCCAGGCCGATCTCGATGCGGCAGCGGCGGCTGCGCGCGCCGAGGGGTTCGAGGCGGGCCGTGCGCAGGGGCGCAGCGAGGCCACCGCCGAGATCATGGCCTCGCTCGAGGCGCGCCAGACCGAGGCGCTGGAGAAATTCGCCCCCGAGATCGCGACGCTTCTGGGCAATCAACTGGCCCATCAGGCCGCGCTGGAGCGGCACCTTTGCGGCTTCGCGCTGCGCGTTTGCGAGAAGGTCTTCCCCGAATTCATCGCGAGCTGCTCGACCGCGCGGGTCGAGACGCAGATCCGGCGGGCGATGGAAATCGCGCTGCGCAAGCCGAGCCTCACGATCCGCCTCTCCCCCGCCAATGTCGCCGGGCTGACCCCGGTGATCGAGGCCAGCGCCGGGCCGAACAGCCCCGCCCTGAACATCGTCGCGGACCCGGCGCTTGCCGATGGCGACATCCATGCCGACTGGGACGACGGCGTGATGGATTACAGCTTCGAGACGGTCTGCCGCAGCATCCTCATCGCTTTGCGTCAGACCGTCTCGCCCCAAGCCACACCAATCAGGAAAGCCGTGTAA